The genomic DNA AaatggatactctccatttcacatgaaatggagaggatcctattcccatAAGGTACCAATTGTCACACAAAATAAATGCTAAagttaatgaaattttaatgCTTCAATGAACTAGAAAGAGAACATAAATCTTCATTAACTTTAGCATTTACTTTATGTGACAATTGGCACATtgttcatagtttttttttttagaaaaacataacatttcattcaataataccacgaacataaagctcttacatcatagaacaaagctctgaagcaaccatatcATAAAACTATAAGATTACCAAGTTTAGTACAAGATTTGAGaccaatccgctaacccatgactaaaatcagatttaatactagatctgtgacagacagactcaatcaaatgcatggatagcaattattcctcgaccctgagagcggaaagactctcatgccgACACTCTTCCTCCTCAACCTGAAGGCCAGGATAATTatcacatccacaactcaaaggcctggaccaaaactaattaatccAAAGGCGACATAAAACGAGTGAGAGGGGAAAGAGCCTTAGTACAAACTGAACAAAACATGGAAATTAAACAttacagggaaaaaacacactccaaaacacaaatacatcttaaagaagcaactgaataggaaaataaaacaagaaaaaaaacagcGCACTCCGATCACGCACACGTCGGGAACCGAAAACcgaaggggcgttggaagctcatcgcggtGTGGACGCGTCGAAAGGCCCAACAGTGAACGGTGGGCGGCGAACAGGCGCAGAGAAGACTAGCAAAACAAGATttgaaaacaaccacaaacaagaaaaaaaaaaaaacaaaaaaacaacaacaacaaggagccaccaaaacagggaaaaaacagggaaaatgagcacaaagtgAGAAGACGGTAGCCGGAAGAGAGCCGAACCCGTGCAGGCCGAAAACTGCCGTGTAAGGGGCGTGGGAGCTCGACGgtggggacgcatgaaagaaaaccctaacaGCGGGCAGCGACATAGGTCAGCGGTGACCACAGACAAAATCCGAACCCATAAAGAGCCAAAACAAAGCCAAGGAGCCCgctgcagaaaatgaaggcgGGGGAAGAAAAGCAGTAGGGAATgggaaaaaacagagaaaaatggAGGGGGAAAGGAGCGACAAGGAGGGGAAGGGAGGAGGCACCGGGGCTAGGGCATCAGATAAATAGCTAGTTCCAGAGCGAGGAggacgaggggaggagggaggctgCCAACTGGCCAACTCTCCTCCCTTATGTGGCTgaagggtttcgcttttctctctagcggctagagagaaaagagacggcTAGGGTTTATGAATCACATTGTTCATTGTTAGATGTAAAGCATGgctataatttaataataaaagaatttcaaatttagaagaaatttgagGGAATCCTAATCTTGAAAATTCACCTGAaatgaagaataagaagaagataATTACTTTCATTAAAGCCCAAAAGTCCCTAGTACTAATAAAGAATAACCTTCACAAGGGAACATGATCATCTGATTCATCTCCAGTCTATTTTGAACTGgaaaatatccagttaattgtcatgatctctttaaagagattttGAAGCCATAAGTGAGATATTTGtcacattaataaaaatataataataaaatattatatatataataaaaaattaagaggtggCTTGCCACCCCAGACCTGCCCTTAGGGTGGCTGAAGTCACCCCCAAGTgccaaatctttttctttttttttttggcctttggtAGTGGCTTCTGACCTTAATCTTCAAGGGCttaagccacccccaggcctaTTCCTCCAGTTTgtgccaccccatggcctttggtggctgaccaccccaaCTCTAACTTAGGGTGGTTTGTcacactttaattttttttaattatttttaaaatatataatattttttttatttaatgaaacaTGTCTCTATTTATGGCTTCCAGAGATCTCTCGATCATTAACTCGATATCCTCCAAGGCAAAATGGACACAGAATCCGCATCCTGCTCACAAGCTGCAAGTGTACACTCTTCAATCAAAGGTTGGACAAAGCCAATTGATTAGATATTACACTAGAATTAAAGACTTGGACGTAACATTCGACTATCCCATCtataaggggtagctcaattacCTGAGGGTCGCTTCTCATAAAAGGAAGATTACTAGTTCGAatgtttcttcatttttttctatttttatacagacatatcaaaaaataaaataaaaaataaagcatttgCCGATCCAACTGACATCATGGGCCTGGAAGGGATCGAAAAATGATCCCTATATACAAACATCAACTATCGATTGAGAGTGTGGAAGCCAACAATATCTTCTTGAGTAGTTTGTGTTTCTTTAGCTTGTAATTCAAATAAGAGCCTCTAATCCCTTATAGTAGAGGTACATTCAAAAAACCTCTTTGGAACCATTATGCCATATTGTTGATTATGATAAAAGACAGTCATCCGTAATTGTTTTAGGTTGTCGGAGTTTGACTTAAAAATAATCAAGTAGGAATGATTCaagttgattaaatgattagatttatctctttctaacagcttaaacttttaggataacttGTAATTTAACTGTAACAatgttattataaaattattgtttAATGAACAAAGTACACATTTTCTTAGCTGAAAAAACAAGGGTTGCTCTTAAAGCTATGAAGGCTTCGACCATTACATACCATTGTGATGGCCACGTTTAGATGTTTTCAAAacaactaaaattattaaacaactatttattataaaagtttatattaatagaaaatagtggatttatttatttaattaatatattatgttaaattactatttcttacaaaattttaagccgataaaaagtagaaaaataataataattaattaattttttaacataaattgTAGActttcattaatattattttgttttcctttcatTTTGCCCTTCAAATAACAGATAATTAAGCTTTAGCTAGAATGATGTAAAGTATGTCTTGTTTTATGTTATTAGTTTAAATGAAGCAGATGTTACTATTTCGAATCTctgtctaatttttttcttcttatgcggatatgtaaaagaaaataataataaaataaaataataataataattattattataaaacttATTGCATTTAAATCCGTcggtatattttattttcaatagtGCACATAGACCCCATTTTCAGCAAGTTCCAGCTTGTTCTTCTATTAAAAATATGTTTCACAGTTTGTGCCGCTATATTTATAGAATGCAACACATTCGGATATGTAACAAAAAGAGCAAAACATGTCAAATTACCCAAATTCCTAGTCGCCTCATGTCAATGTCTTTCACATctaatttccatttcaaatctcTCGTTTCAACATCAATCTCTCACATCTACTTCCAACATTTCAGATCCCTTCAGTCGAggacccatctctctctctctctctctctctctctctctccagttTCTCttaaatgtttgttttcattGATTCAGCAACCAACATGGTCCATATGCATTTTAAGGCAACCTTAATTTCACACCACCATCCTACCATTGCACACCCATGAAATTTTACatcataaataatatatagatgaaaaaaaaaaaaaaaagttccattTTCCAATAAGATTACAACATCAATCCCAGCTCAACCGATGATCTTCTTCCACAAACAGCAATCTGATAAGCCCCTACCATTGCCTATTACCAACACttatatagatatagatatagatatagatatatatattaaactatgCGTTGATTGGTTTAGTTCTTCAATGGAAGGAACTCAAAAAACTGGTGAGGAGTAGTGAAGTTGAGATTCATGGATGAAACTGATAGCTCTGTCTCTTTTTGGTTATTATTGCCATCGTTCCGGTCACTGCTGCTCCGGAGAGGGAAGAGTTGAAGTGTTTGAGATTCCCCAATGCAATCTTCTTCATTGCCGACACCATTGAAGTAGTACTGGCTGAGACCATTTCCTCTGTAGGGTGCTATAAAGATGTTGAGGTCATGAGTAGTCTTAATGAGCTTTTGGTCCATTGTTGTTCTTACTGTTGTTGCTGTGTTTGTAGTGACAGTAGGAGTAGCAGGGCTGTTTATGAGGTGGGTGGGAGGAGAAGGACAAGACAACTGCATCATCTGCCACGTGGCATTCCTTTCCGCAAAGTTTCTTCTTTGCTGTAATTCTCCGTCATCGAATTGGATCCATCCATCTGTCCTACATTCTGCCACTGCTGCTTTTGTTGCCCTTTGAATTGAGACAGATTCctgaaaatattattaaaagacATGCAATATATCACATGAAATCTCCAATTAACCTAATATTgataatacaaaattttagttGGGCACCCTTTGattctcttaaaaaataagctataaatactaatttttactgttaaGCAGAAGAAATAGGGTGGTTAATTAGCATGGTACTTTCAACATCATGGTGCTCGGTTCTATAGAATGTTGATGGGGGTGCCCTAAACACTGGCAAAATGACATGAAAAAGCACAGGACCCAAAATCCCAGCTAAGTTTCATAACAGAAGCCCCGACAGAAAGGAAGGAATGCAGCTTTTGGACCCTTTTCATTTCCCAACAAACAAAGCTTTTGTTGGTTCCCTATATCTTCCTCATTCCacctttcaatatatataaactgatCATTAACATGATAAAAGCTAGTAATGATATGAAAATTATCCCTGCTTAATTTGTTTCTCTTACTGACTTTTCTAGGTAGTAAAGGCATTCAAAGTTGAAAAAGGAGGGTTCAAGTCTATGTAGAAAGACAAAGACAAAGGAAGGTAGAAACAGACCTCTGCTAGAGTACTGCAGTTTGTATGGGGTGCCCAGTTCTTGGTCTGTTCAATTTCAAAGACTGTCCTACTTGCCCCTgtagacaaaaagaaaaacaaaaagaatacgACTTTACATCCCAAACAACAATCGGAATAGAGAAAAGCAATGCAAATCAAACATCTCTAACAACAAATGTTTTGGAAAAAGCCATACaatatatacaaacaaatcagaccccatctctttctctctctctctctctctctctctgttttgttCAGTAACATGAGCTGTATGTATGTGGCTGCCATAATTATAACAATATATatgaaagataaaaattaaaaaaaaagaaaaaaaaaagaaaaaaaagtaaactatatatattctacGTGGGTTTTTACCTAATTCTTTCCTCTCTAAGATTTCAGTATCGGAAGCCGATTCCATTTGACGGCGGCGTTTCTGCCTCTCTCTTGCCTTGTGATTTTGGAACCAGTAGAAAACATTCTTCCCCTCAATCTTACCGTATCTTCGGAGCTGCGAAGTAATATGCTGAATTTGATCAGCCGATGGGGTCCGAGTCCCACGTCGATACAATTCTTCAAGAGCCCTCAACTGCTCCGGCGTCGGATTCCACCTCGAGCTCACCACAACCGGCGGAGTATTGAACTCCTTCTTGTTCTGCTCAGCCACAGCTGCTGCAACgcatataattaaattaaccaaATGAAACAAAGCTCCACACACACACGCACGCGCGCGCGCGCATTTTCACAAAGACTTGAGGAAAAATTACGACATACCCAGATGGTGATATTGTGAAAGGAAATCAGTGCCATGAAGACGGCTTGGAAATGTTGTTGCGGTGGTAATGTTGTTGGCAGAAGCCAGCGGCCTTGGAATAAGCGGTCGAAGTTTTCTGCCACTGAATGAGTCTGCAGGCATGTTGAACTCTCCTGCATCATTATAACCCATCATCCACATTTTGAATCACCAGCTCGATCTCTAATTCACACACGAATTAAGTAGACAatattgtctatatatatatatatatatagcatgtatTGATGGTTTGAATAGAGATTGTGGGTATTTGAATTTGAGAGATTGAGAGGATGGAGATTGATCACtctaaaagagagagagagagggaatgaAAGAGAGAATGGTGTTGGTTTAATATGGAACAAAGTGAGGAAGACATGAGGTTGACTaggctagagagagagagagagagagagagaaaaggaaagaaggggGTGGTGAGAGAGGAGACAGTGAGAAAGAAGAGGAAGCGTGGAATTCTGGGAGGTTTTTGGGAGTAGCGAATGAAAAACGACGTGACGATCATGAGGGTTATCATAAGCCTCATCACCCCTTTTCTTTACCCTTCTCTCATTTATTGTTCTCCTCCTGTCTCGTGCCTTTCACACCTATTCTCAATCCGAACTGCCCCTCTCCTTCTCTGTACCCTTCCCTTGCCCTTTTCTTTGTCGTCCATGcaaaattcattttcatttctaatttctctctctcatctatcTCTGTACGGACCTTTTGATTCTCACATTCTCCTTTCTACCCTTCCATCTTCACGAGATTTCAGCCAATCCCATCTCCTCCTCACTCCCCAATCAAATAACCTGCTGTATGGCCttgtaaattaaattattttggtttttttcttgtCCAAGTGTGAGGGGGccggaatatatatatatatatatatatatatatatatatatatatgcagcaaTCTGATCAATTTGGTTGGAGATAATATAGTCCCTGTGGTCATTATGATGGAATGACTCTATTCTCGAGTTAGTGTACCCGTGTCCAGTCTAGAATTTGAATGCCATAATTGTTTAATTATATCTTTGTTGGAGAGAGGACCTAGTACTATTCTATGCTATGCTGGAGCCCTACTATTATAttctatctctctttctttctattttttgtttgtttttttatcacTAGCTAAATTGTTTCATGCATCACTACCACCGTCCCCACCACTCCAAACCCCACAGAATCATTTGAGCTTATTAGTTGTCTAGcaaaaccaatatatatattagggaaAATTTATATTTCTCCCCCCCAATTATCACTCAATTTTGTAAAGAAAACCCTCCCAAGAAAAACCCTTCTTATTCTCTGCCATAGAGGAGGGAAGGTCAGGCACCAGCCCCATCCATATAAGATTGTCCCTGCCTCTCTTTTgttgctcttctttcttttacttttaattttaatagttttttttttaggaggtTTGGATTTTAGATCTATCACAACCTTTGGTCCACCCACACAAGCTATATATGTTCCCCTCCTCCCTCCTCCCACTACCAGCGCGTGGTTTTCACGCACTGGCGAGTGGCTTACACGCTTCGGTCCTTCATCGTGTCCTCATTGCCTTTCTCCTTATGCCATATGTTGGAGCTATTGTTCTAGGAATTTATTTGCcgacgacttttttttttttttttttttttgtaattttctgttctttgtttttcttttttctgactAGTTTGTTGTGTTggccattttttcttcttttgacatatatagttttcccttttccttttgaCCACTGATggtattgtttaatttcctcAACCGACTACTGGTGGTCGTGCGGCAAACCCTTTCGGGTTTTGTTCCGTTTacaaaaaatttccttttattATAAACTATTTTGACAGTTTCGGTTTGCTTGATGAACcaagtcatttatttgacccatTCTCAACGGTTCTTAAGAAGACTTTATcgcatttattttttattttcatgtacccaacattgaatagaaaaaaaaaaaaataaataaataaaaaaaagagtggcAATTTGAGATGCttagtttttttcaaaatatagtACCAATGAATTGTATGGCTCAGTACATTTTTGCAAAGAGTTAGTTACCTTAGGacctgtttgggtgtgcgtttaacacttaaaaagttattttaaagaaaaagattcatatttggtaaaaaaaattaaaaacacttttaaaagttcaaaaagcctaaaaatagccaaaacgcacttttgacaaaagtttaaaaatgaaaattttgtctaaaaatacattttaacttaaaaaaaatttatttctctaATTTAATCTCAAAAGATGCTCTTAATCCATTAGCTTCTAAAGCTTTACGGCCTAAAGGAATGTTTAGTCCATGGCAACCCTAGCCTAACTCGTACTTTCAATTTCTAGACCTCACGAGTCAAGGCTGActtaaacttaattaataatctatttatcaaaatatgattaaaaTGCACTAATTTAGAGTAGAATTCttaataaactatatatatatatatatatatatatatatatatatatatatattgtttagaTTTTGTCACCTCATCATTCATTAAATGAGCTATAatgaattaggaaaaaaaaaaatgaagagtttT from Corylus avellana chromosome ca6, CavTom2PMs-1.0 includes the following:
- the LOC132184726 gene encoding WUSCHEL-related homeobox 1-like isoform X1, producing MWMMGYNDAGEFNMPADSFSGRKLRPLIPRPLASANNITTATTFPSRLHGTDFLSQYHHLAAVAEQNKKEFNTPPVVVSSRWNPTPEQLRALEELYRRGTRTPSADQIQHITSQLRRYGKIEGKNVFYWFQNHKARERQKRRRQMESASDTEILERKELGASRTVFEIEQTKNWAPHTNCSTLAEESVSIQRATKAAVAECRTDGWIQFDDGELQQRRNFAERNATWQMMQLSCPSPPTHLINSPATPTVTTNTATTVRTTMDQKLIKTTHDLNIFIAPYRGNGLSQYYFNGVGNEEDCIGESQTLQLFPLRSSSDRNDGNNNQKETELSVSSMNLNFTTPHQFFEFLPLKN
- the LOC132184726 gene encoding WUSCHEL-related homeobox 1-like isoform X2, which encodes MWMMGYNDAGEFNMPADSFSGRKLRPLIPRPLASANNITTATTFPSRLHGTDFLSQYHHLAVAEQNKKEFNTPPVVVSSRWNPTPEQLRALEELYRRGTRTPSADQIQHITSQLRRYGKIEGKNVFYWFQNHKARERQKRRRQMESASDTEILERKELGASRTVFEIEQTKNWAPHTNCSTLAEESVSIQRATKAAVAECRTDGWIQFDDGELQQRRNFAERNATWQMMQLSCPSPPTHLINSPATPTVTTNTATTVRTTMDQKLIKTTHDLNIFIAPYRGNGLSQYYFNGVGNEEDCIGESQTLQLFPLRSSSDRNDGNNNQKETELSVSSMNLNFTTPHQFFEFLPLKN